A section of the Dermacoccus nishinomiyaensis genome encodes:
- a CDS encoding sensor histidine kinase — protein sequence MSDLLALAAGAAVAAPLALGGGYALGRRPERPPQGETRGAATAVAAPSLIDTPAASTTDLVPRMLSQDAARLLRLLRSGWLLVDRSDRVVASSEDASALGLVRDVDLRHEEMKQVVRLARRERRTVEGDLDLPRGPIDDARVDLGVRVTPLNDDLVVVLVEDRTQARRIEETRRDFVVNVSHELKTPVGGLRLLAEAVEDAADDAEAVARFAGRMKTETVRLANLVQEIVDLSRLQGADTVAAAKPVDLGECAVRATEETRLLAESRNIEVLLRADEESHVVLGDENLLTTAIRNLVSNAVNYSPADTRISVVVRTDDDDVAVQVTDQGIGLSAADVERIFERFYRVDPARSRQTGGTGLGLAIVKHVCANHGGRIRVWSEPGVGSTFEMQFPCWSAEREHHLADPDAPLTPSARPVLATSGAPTKEVQ from the coding sequence GTGTCAGACCTCCTCGCCCTCGCCGCCGGTGCAGCCGTCGCCGCCCCGTTGGCCCTGGGCGGGGGATACGCGCTCGGTCGGCGTCCCGAACGACCGCCGCAAGGGGAGACGAGGGGCGCGGCGACAGCCGTGGCCGCGCCGAGCCTGATCGACACCCCTGCCGCGTCGACGACCGACCTCGTGCCGCGCATGCTGTCGCAGGACGCCGCGCGCCTGCTGCGCCTGCTGCGCTCGGGTTGGCTCCTCGTCGACCGTTCTGACCGCGTCGTCGCCTCGAGCGAGGACGCCTCCGCCCTCGGACTCGTGCGCGACGTCGACCTGCGGCACGAGGAGATGAAGCAGGTCGTGCGCCTCGCACGTCGCGAACGCCGCACCGTCGAAGGCGACCTCGACCTGCCGCGCGGCCCGATCGACGACGCCCGCGTCGACCTCGGCGTCCGCGTCACCCCCCTCAACGACGACCTCGTCGTCGTGCTCGTCGAGGACAGGACGCAGGCGCGTCGCATCGAGGAGACGCGCCGCGACTTCGTCGTCAACGTCTCGCACGAGCTGAAGACGCCCGTCGGCGGGTTGCGGTTGCTCGCCGAGGCCGTCGAGGACGCCGCGGACGACGCGGAGGCCGTCGCGCGCTTCGCCGGCCGCATGAAGACGGAGACGGTGCGCCTCGCGAACCTCGTGCAGGAGATCGTCGACCTGTCGCGCCTGCAGGGCGCCGACACCGTCGCCGCGGCCAAGCCCGTCGACCTCGGCGAGTGCGCCGTCCGCGCGACGGAGGAGACACGGCTGCTCGCCGAGAGCCGCAACATCGAGGTCCTGCTGCGCGCCGACGAAGAATCGCACGTCGTCCTCGGCGACGAGAACCTGCTGACGACGGCCATCCGCAACCTCGTGAGCAACGCCGTCAACTACTCGCCGGCGGACACGCGGATCTCCGTGGTCGTCAGGACCGACGACGACGATGTGGCCGTGCAGGTCACCGACCAGGGAATCGGATTGTCCGCGGCCGACGTGGAGCGCATCTTCGAACGCTTCTACCGTGTCGACCCCGCACGCTCGCGTCAGACCGGCGGAACCGGGCTCGGGCTCGCCATCGTCAAGCACGTGTGCGCCAACCACGGCGGCCGCATCCGCGTCTGGAGCGAACCGGGCGTCGGTTCGACGTTCGAGATGCAGTTCCCCTGCTGGAGCGCCGAGCGCGAGCACCACCTCGCCGACCCCGACGCGCCCCTCACCCCCTCAGCCCGCCCGGTGCTCGCGACGAGCGGCGCCCCGACGAAGGAAGTCCAGTGA
- the phoU gene encoding phosphate signaling complex protein PhoU has translation MRDAFHEDLDKISDQLVTMTTMVATALERATTALLEGDRTVAESVIAADDDIDTLRREIDDLAVDLLARQQPVATDLRMVVTAMHMSSDIERMGDLARHIAKVARMAAPNLAIPDDMRPIIAEMAAVGQRLVKATGDAISSKDVYAAVEIGRIDDAMDELHKKVFTTLLDNWQHGMEAGVNATLLSRYYERFGDHAVAVADRIVYLVTGRYGNPDEGLSRDAR, from the coding sequence ATGCGCGACGCATTCCACGAGGATCTCGACAAGATCTCCGACCAGCTCGTCACGATGACGACGATGGTGGCCACCGCTCTCGAGCGCGCCACCACCGCCCTGCTCGAGGGCGATCGCACCGTCGCCGAGAGCGTCATCGCCGCCGACGACGACATCGACACGCTGCGCCGGGAGATCGACGACCTCGCCGTCGACCTGCTCGCTCGCCAGCAGCCCGTCGCAACCGACCTGCGCATGGTCGTCACGGCGATGCACATGAGCTCCGACATCGAGCGCATGGGCGACCTCGCCCGTCACATCGCGAAGGTCGCCCGCATGGCGGCCCCGAACCTCGCCATCCCCGACGACATGCGCCCGATCATCGCCGAGATGGCGGCCGTCGGTCAGCGTCTCGTCAAGGCGACCGGTGATGCGATCTCGTCCAAGGACGTCTACGCGGCCGTCGAGATCGGCCGTATCGACGACGCGATGGACGAGCTGCACAAGAAGGTCTTCACGACGCTGCTCGACAACTGGCAGCACGGCATGGAGGCCGGCGTCAACGCGACGCTGCTGTCGCGCTACTACGAGCGCTTCGGTGACCACGCCGTGGCCGTCGCCGACCGCATCGTGTACCTCGTGACGGGTCGCTACGGCAACCCGGACGAGGGCCTCTCGCGCGACGCGCGCTGA
- the mshA gene encoding D-inositol-3-phosphate glycosyltransferase, with protein sequence MDESDVNDAAARAWPPSASAAPSDGRGGTSPATSASGEASEREVKHVAMVSVHTSPLSQPGTGDAGGLNVYVVETAKRLAQRGVAVDIFTRRTSASVGEQVELAPGVTVHHIAAGPYEGLGKDDLPGQLCAFAAGMMRVGASKPEGYYDLVHSHYWLSGQVGWLAADRWRVPLIHTMHTMARVKNSQLAAGDTPEPAGREIGEEQVVDAATTLVANTPGEARELIDLYGADPARVTVVTPGVDLDVFSAGDDIVAERHAARAELGFEEDADVVLFVGRIQPLKAPDVLVRAVARMIEDAPWRREKLRLVIVGGPSGSGLDKPLALQALARELGVKDVVDFVPPVSRRELVTWFHATDVVAVPSHSESFGLVAIEASASGTPVVAAAVGGLPTAVGDGGVLVDGHDPATWAQELAALLDDPPRIDELGRRAARHAQDHSWDASVDKLLAVYEDACRRETSSDIDASRALAGVPSAIVP encoded by the coding sequence GTGGACGAATCCGACGTGAACGATGCCGCTGCCCGCGCGTGGCCACCGAGCGCCTCCGCCGCACCGTCGGACGGGCGCGGAGGAACGAGTCCGGCCACCTCGGCGTCCGGTGAGGCTTCTGAGCGCGAGGTCAAGCACGTCGCCATGGTGAGCGTCCACACCTCACCGCTGTCGCAGCCGGGGACGGGTGACGCGGGCGGCCTCAACGTCTACGTCGTCGAGACGGCGAAGCGGCTCGCGCAACGCGGCGTCGCCGTCGACATCTTCACGCGGCGCACGAGCGCGTCCGTGGGTGAGCAGGTCGAACTGGCGCCCGGCGTGACCGTGCACCACATCGCCGCCGGGCCGTACGAGGGGCTCGGCAAGGACGATCTGCCGGGCCAGCTGTGTGCGTTCGCGGCCGGCATGATGCGGGTCGGCGCGTCGAAGCCGGAGGGGTACTACGACCTCGTGCATTCCCACTACTGGCTCTCGGGCCAGGTCGGGTGGCTCGCGGCCGACCGGTGGCGGGTGCCTCTCATCCACACGATGCACACGATGGCGCGGGTCAAGAACAGTCAGCTCGCCGCGGGTGACACTCCCGAGCCGGCGGGGCGCGAGATCGGTGAGGAGCAGGTCGTCGACGCGGCCACGACGCTCGTCGCCAACACCCCCGGCGAGGCCCGGGAACTCATCGACCTCTACGGAGCCGACCCGGCGAGGGTCACCGTCGTCACCCCCGGCGTCGACCTCGACGTGTTCAGCGCGGGCGACGACATCGTCGCCGAACGTCATGCTGCGCGAGCGGAACTCGGCTTCGAGGAGGACGCTGACGTCGTCCTCTTCGTCGGCCGCATCCAGCCGCTCAAGGCGCCCGACGTCCTCGTGCGTGCCGTCGCTCGCATGATCGAGGACGCCCCGTGGCGCCGCGAAAAGCTGCGACTCGTCATCGTCGGCGGGCCGTCGGGCTCAGGCCTCGACAAGCCTCTCGCGCTGCAGGCGCTCGCGCGCGAGCTGGGCGTCAAGGACGTCGTCGACTTCGTGCCGCCCGTCTCGCGGCGCGAACTCGTCACCTGGTTCCATGCGACGGATGTCGTCGCGGTGCCGTCGCACAGCGAGTCGTTCGGGCTCGTCGCGATCGAGGCGTCCGCCTCCGGCACGCCCGTCGTGGCCGCAGCGGTCGGTGGGCTGCCTACGGCCGTCGGAGACGGCGGCGTCCTCGTCGACGGCCACGACCCGGCGACGTGGGCGCAGGAGCTCGCTGCATTGCTCGACGACCCGCCACGCATCGATGAACTGGGCCGTCGCGCCGCCCGCCACGCTCAGGACCACAGCTGGGACGCGAGCGTCGACAAGCTCCTCGCCGTCTACGAGGACGCGTGCCGGCGGGAGACGAGCTCCGACATCGACGCCTCCCGTGCGCTCGCCGGTGTACCCAGCGCCATCGTGCCGTGA
- a CDS encoding YbjN domain-containing protein produces the protein MSDADLVEAATTLVREWLEASGLEWDLGAREREFVVTLPGEKKLKTVVSLVVGDRTLKAMAFVVRNPDENHEDVYRLLLQRNLRLPGVAYGIDSSGDVYLTGRLPLAGLDTAGLDVLLGAMLEASDGIFNDVLARGFLSSMKKEWHWRVTHDESTRNLDAFRHLLENGRDDEARADDEATAKDPTTEQ, from the coding sequence ATGTCTGACGCTGACCTGGTCGAAGCCGCCACCACCCTCGTGCGCGAATGGTTGGAGGCATCCGGCCTCGAATGGGATCTCGGGGCGCGCGAGCGCGAGTTCGTCGTCACGCTGCCGGGGGAGAAGAAGCTCAAGACGGTCGTCTCGCTCGTCGTCGGGGATCGCACGCTCAAGGCGATGGCGTTCGTCGTGCGCAACCCCGACGAGAACCACGAGGACGTCTACCGGCTGCTCCTGCAGCGCAACCTGCGCCTGCCGGGCGTCGCGTACGGCATCGACTCCTCCGGCGACGTCTACCTCACCGGCCGACTGCCGCTGGCGGGGCTCGACACGGCGGGCCTCGACGTCCTGCTCGGCGCGATGCTCGAGGCGAGCGACGGCATCTTCAACGACGTCCTCGCGCGTGGCTTCCTGTCGTCGATGAAGAAAGAATGGCACTGGCGCGTCACGCATGACGAGTCGACGCGCAACCTCGACGCCTTCCGCCACCTCCTCGAGAACGGCCGCGACGACGAGGCGAGGGCGGACGATGAGGCGACGGCGAAAGATCCGACCACCGAGCAGTGA
- a CDS encoding phosphoglyceromutase: MTHTLILLRHGESDWNAKNLFTGWVDVPLTDKGRAEATHGGELLVENGILPDVVHTSLLRRAIMTANLALDAADRHWIPVKRSWRLNERHYGALQGKNKAETLATYGEEQFMTWRRSFDTPPPPIEKGSEWSQDADPRYADLGDDAPLTECLKDVIERFLPYWHDEVVPDLQDGKTVLLAAHGNSLRAVVKHLDGISDDDIVGVNIPTGMPLVYEIDDNFEPVTKGGRYLDPEAAAAAAAAVANQGKK, translated from the coding sequence ATGACGCACACGCTGATCCTGCTCCGTCACGGAGAGTCCGACTGGAACGCCAAGAACCTGTTCACCGGGTGGGTCGACGTGCCCCTCACCGACAAGGGCCGGGCCGAGGCCACGCACGGCGGTGAACTGCTCGTCGAGAACGGCATCCTGCCCGACGTCGTCCACACGTCGCTGCTGCGCCGCGCCATCATGACGGCCAACCTCGCACTCGACGCAGCCGACCGTCACTGGATCCCGGTCAAGCGCAGCTGGCGCCTCAACGAGCGGCACTACGGCGCCCTCCAGGGCAAGAACAAGGCCGAGACGCTCGCCACGTACGGCGAAGAGCAGTTCATGACGTGGCGCCGCTCTTTCGACACGCCCCCGCCGCCCATCGAGAAAGGCAGCGAGTGGAGCCAGGACGCCGACCCGCGCTACGCCGACCTCGGTGACGACGCGCCGCTGACGGAATGCCTCAAGGACGTCATCGAGCGCTTCCTGCCCTACTGGCACGACGAGGTCGTCCCCGACCTGCAGGACGGCAAGACGGTGCTGCTCGCCGCGCACGGCAACTCGCTGCGCGCCGTCGTAAAGCACCTCGACGGCATCAGTGACGACGACATCGTCGGCGTCAACATCCCCACCGGCATGCCCCTCGTCTACGAAATCGACGACAACTTCGAGCCCGTCACCAAGGGTGGACGCTACCTCGACCCCGAAGCCGCCGCCGCAGCCGCTGCCGCCGTCGCCAATCAGGGCAAGAAGTAA